A window of Halomonas sp. H10-9-1 contains these coding sequences:
- a CDS encoding coniferyl aldehyde dehydrogenase — translation MRDAHDLEAHLDAQRRAFNAAPYPSLATRRERLARLATLTRRHRNEIAEAINKDFGQRAEMETRLAEVATILQGAGYARRRLRRWMRPSRQPVGWRLQPARARVHSQPLGVVGIISPSNYPWSLAWLPAIDALAAGNRVMIKPSEHTPATSALMARLAARYFEAEELCVVEGDAEVARAFAALPFDHLLFTGGGRIGREVARAAAANLTPITLELGGKTPAIVADDADLTRAAERIAFGKWLNAGQTCIAPDHVLVEASRLGDFIEAMRKAVKTFYPRGTASEDYTAVLGSHQRARLEATLEEARDHGCRVIALGERVELPGGGVKLPPTLVIDPHEGLSLMREEIFGPWLPIVGVRDLDAAIDHVNAGPRPLALYAFTDDAGRRRQVLETTHSGGVVFNDTLWHNAVPALPFGGVGESGMGAYQGEAGFLRFSLERSVFLQARRSAVGLLNPPYRRWLLRLLGL, via the coding sequence ATGCGCGATGCCCATGATCTAGAGGCCCACCTCGACGCCCAGCGCCGCGCCTTCAACGCGGCCCCCTACCCGAGCCTCGCCACCCGCCGCGAGCGGCTGGCGCGGCTTGCCACCCTGACCCGCCGCCACCGCAACGAGATCGCCGAGGCCATCAACAAGGACTTCGGCCAGCGCGCCGAGATGGAGACCCGCCTGGCCGAGGTGGCCACCATCCTCCAGGGGGCCGGATACGCCCGGCGCAGGCTGCGCCGCTGGATGCGCCCCAGCCGCCAGCCGGTCGGCTGGCGGCTGCAGCCGGCCCGCGCCCGGGTACACAGCCAGCCGCTGGGCGTGGTGGGCATCATCTCACCCTCCAACTATCCGTGGAGCCTCGCCTGGCTACCCGCCATCGATGCCCTGGCCGCCGGCAACCGGGTGATGATCAAGCCCAGCGAACACACCCCAGCCACCTCGGCGCTGATGGCGCGCCTGGCGGCTCGCTATTTCGAAGCGGAGGAGCTCTGCGTGGTGGAGGGTGATGCCGAGGTGGCCCGCGCCTTCGCCGCCCTGCCCTTCGACCACCTGCTGTTCACCGGCGGCGGGCGCATCGGCCGCGAGGTGGCCCGGGCCGCCGCCGCCAACCTGACCCCCATCACCCTGGAGCTCGGCGGCAAGACGCCGGCCATCGTCGCCGACGACGCCGACCTGACCCGCGCCGCCGAGCGCATCGCCTTCGGCAAGTGGCTCAACGCCGGCCAGACCTGTATCGCCCCGGACCACGTGCTGGTCGAGGCCTCCCGGCTCGGCGACTTCATCGAGGCGATGCGCAAGGCGGTGAAGACGTTCTACCCCCGGGGCACCGCCAGCGAGGACTACACGGCCGTGCTGGGGAGCCACCAGCGGGCGCGGCTCGAGGCGACGCTGGAGGAGGCCCGCGACCACGGCTGCCGGGTGATCGCCCTGGGCGAGCGCGTCGAGCTGCCGGGGGGCGGGGTCAAGCTGCCGCCGACCCTGGTGATCGACCCCCACGAGGGCCTGTCGCTGATGCGCGAGGAGATCTTCGGCCCCTGGCTGCCGATCGTCGGCGTGCGCGACCTCGACGCCGCCATCGACCATGTCAACGCCGGCCCCCGTCCGCTGGCGCTCTACGCCTTCACCGACGATGCCGGGCGGCGCCGGCAGGTGCTGGAGACCACCCACTCCGGCGGCGTGGTCTTCAACGACACCCTCTGGCACAACGCCGTGCCGGCACTGCCCTTCGGCGGCGTGGGCGAGAGCGGCATGGGGGCCTACCAGGGCGAGGCCGGCTTCCTGCGCTTCAGCCTGGAGCGCAGCGTCTTCCTCCAGGCGCGGCGCAGTGCCGTGGGGCTGCTGAATCCCCCCTACCGCCGCTGGCTGCTCAGGCTGCTGGGGCTCTAG
- the edd gene encoding phosphogluconate dehydratase: MATPTPELNATVADVTRRIRERSAERRALYEARMADQHRRGVHRGELSCGNLAHGFAACGAEDKGRLKLMNSANLGVVSSYNDMLSAHQPLAAFPATIKAAARAMGGTAQFAGGVPAMCDGVTQGQPGMELSLFSREVIAMATAVALSHNMFDAALYLGVCDKIVPGLFIGAARFGHLPALFVPAGPMESGLPNKEKARIRQLYAEGKVGRDELLEAESASYHSPGTCTFYGTANSNQLMMEMMGLHLPGASFVNPGTPLREALTRYAAEQAIRNTEVGGDYRPFYQQIDERAIVNAMVGLLASGGSTNHTLHLVAMAAAAGLTITWDDFTALSAVTPSLTRIYPNGQADVNHFQAAGGMSLLIRELLGAGLIHGDIPTVFGSDLTAYTREPFLEDGQLTWREGPTESLDRDVLRGVAAPFAPTGGLTVLDGNLGRGVIKVSAVAEEHRSVEAPARIFEDQNELKAAFEAGELDRDVVVVVRYQGPKANGMPELHKLTPYLGVLQDRGHKVALVTDGRMSGASGKVPAAIHMTPEALDGGPLARLRDGDIVRLDANAGTLEVKVDAHAWAEREVGEPHLDHYHVGLGRELFAGFRHLASGSEQGASVFGGFEADDLARQAGQIHDEDA, from the coding sequence ATGGCCACGCCGACCCCCGAACTGAACGCCACCGTCGCCGATGTTACCCGACGCATCCGCGAGCGCTCCGCCGAGCGCCGCGCCCTCTACGAGGCGCGCATGGCCGACCAGCATCGGCGCGGCGTACATCGCGGCGAGCTCTCCTGCGGCAACCTGGCCCACGGCTTCGCCGCCTGCGGCGCGGAGGACAAGGGCCGCCTCAAGCTGATGAACAGCGCCAACCTGGGGGTCGTCTCCTCCTACAACGACATGCTCTCCGCCCACCAGCCGCTTGCGGCCTTCCCCGCGACCATCAAGGCCGCCGCCCGCGCCATGGGCGGCACCGCCCAGTTCGCCGGCGGCGTGCCGGCCATGTGCGACGGGGTGACCCAGGGCCAGCCCGGAATGGAGCTGTCGCTCTTCTCCCGGGAGGTGATCGCCATGGCCACCGCCGTGGCGCTCTCCCACAACATGTTCGACGCCGCCCTCTACCTGGGGGTCTGCGACAAGATCGTTCCTGGCCTGTTCATCGGCGCGGCGCGCTTCGGCCACCTGCCGGCGCTGTTCGTGCCTGCCGGCCCCATGGAGAGCGGCCTGCCCAACAAGGAGAAGGCGCGCATCCGTCAGCTCTACGCCGAGGGCAAGGTGGGCCGCGACGAGCTGCTCGAGGCGGAGTCCGCCTCCTACCACAGCCCCGGCACCTGCACCTTCTACGGCACCGCCAACTCCAACCAGCTGATGATGGAGATGATGGGCCTGCACCTGCCCGGCGCCTCCTTCGTCAACCCGGGCACGCCGCTGCGCGAGGCGCTGACCCGCTACGCCGCCGAGCAGGCGATCCGCAACACCGAGGTCGGCGGCGACTACCGTCCCTTCTACCAGCAGATCGACGAGCGCGCCATCGTCAACGCCATGGTCGGCCTGCTGGCCTCCGGCGGCTCCACCAACCACACCCTGCACCTGGTGGCCATGGCCGCCGCGGCGGGCCTCACCATCACCTGGGACGACTTCACCGCCCTCTCCGCGGTGACCCCCAGCCTGACCCGCATCTACCCCAACGGCCAGGCCGACGTGAACCATTTCCAGGCCGCGGGCGGCATGAGCCTGCTGATTCGCGAGCTGCTCGGCGCCGGGCTGATCCATGGCGACATCCCCACGGTGTTCGGCAGCGACCTGACCGCCTACACCCGGGAGCCCTTCCTCGAGGACGGGCAGCTGACCTGGCGCGAGGGCCCCACCGAGAGCCTCGACCGGGACGTGCTGCGCGGCGTGGCCGCCCCCTTCGCCCCCACCGGCGGCCTCACCGTGCTGGACGGCAACCTGGGCCGAGGGGTGATCAAGGTCTCGGCAGTGGCCGAGGAGCACCGGAGTGTCGAGGCCCCGGCGCGGATCTTCGAGGACCAGAACGAGCTCAAGGCGGCCTTCGAGGCCGGCGAGCTGGATCGCGACGTGGTAGTGGTGGTGCGCTACCAGGGCCCCAAGGCCAACGGCATGCCGGAGCTGCACAAGCTCACCCCCTATCTCGGCGTGCTCCAGGACCGCGGCCACAAGGTGGCGCTGGTCACCGACGGGCGCATGTCCGGGGCCTCAGGCAAGGTGCCGGCGGCCATCCACATGACCCCTGAGGCCCTGGACGGCGGCCCCCTGGCGAGGCTGCGCGATGGCGATATCGTCCGCCTGGACGCCAATGCCGGCACCCTCGAGGTCAAGGTGGACGCCCACGCCTGGGCCGAACGCGAGGTCGGCGAGCCGCATCTCGACCACTACCACGTGGGCCTGGGCCGCGAGCTGTTCGCCGGCTTCCGCCACCTGGCCAGCGGCTCCGAGCAGGGCGCCTCGGTGTTCGGCGGCTTCGAGGCCGACGACCTGGCCCGCCAGGCCGGCCAGATCCACGACGAGGATGCCTGA
- the glk gene encoding glucokinase yields the protein MTRPALIGDIGGTNARFALVTPGGFAPHDILSLPCADYPGLVEAVRDYLARVGATGDGAPREACLAFACPIRGDRVTMTNNPWSFSRAEVQQALGLSLFKVINDFTAQALGVPHLGEEDLVEVQPGEAIPHAARLVIGPGTGLGVAGLFPGRHAWIPLPTEGGHVTFAPTDEREQNLLRHFRNRYGRVSVERLLCGQGLLDLYLAHCSLKGANPVHTTPAEVTAAADSDPLARDTLLRFLKILGDVCGDAALMLGARGGVTLCGGILPRLREWLPRSRFCEAFAAKGRMGPYTAAIPVHLATAPWPGLLGAAEALHNPEVK from the coding sequence ATGACACGACCCGCACTTATCGGGGACATCGGCGGCACCAACGCGCGCTTCGCCCTGGTGACCCCGGGCGGCTTCGCGCCCCACGACATCCTGAGCCTGCCCTGCGCCGACTACCCCGGCCTGGTGGAGGCGGTACGCGACTACCTGGCACGGGTCGGCGCCACCGGCGACGGGGCCCCGCGCGAGGCCTGCCTGGCCTTCGCCTGCCCGATCCGCGGCGACCGGGTCACCATGACCAACAACCCCTGGTCCTTCTCCCGGGCCGAGGTCCAACAGGCGCTTGGTCTCTCGCTCTTCAAGGTGATCAACGACTTCACCGCCCAGGCGCTGGGCGTACCCCACCTGGGTGAGGAAGACCTGGTCGAGGTGCAGCCCGGCGAGGCGATCCCCCACGCGGCCCGGCTGGTGATCGGCCCCGGCACCGGCCTCGGCGTGGCCGGGCTCTTCCCCGGCCGCCACGCCTGGATCCCGCTGCCCACCGAGGGGGGCCACGTCACCTTCGCCCCCACCGACGAGCGCGAGCAGAACCTCCTGCGCCACTTCCGCAACCGCTACGGCCGGGTCAGCGTGGAGCGCCTGCTGTGCGGCCAGGGACTGCTGGACCTCTACCTCGCCCACTGCTCGCTCAAGGGCGCCAACCCCGTGCACACCACCCCCGCCGAGGTCACCGCAGCGGCCGACAGCGACCCGCTGGCCCGAGATACCCTGCTGCGTTTTCTCAAGATCCTCGGCGACGTCTGCGGTGACGCCGCCCTGATGCTGGGCGCCCGCGGCGGGGTCACCCTGTGCGGCGGCATCCTGCCCCGGCTGCGGGAGTGGCTGCCGCGGAGCCGCTTCTGCGAGGCCTTCGCCGCCAAGGGGCGCATGGGCCCCTACACGGCGGCGATCCCCGTGCACCTGGCCACCGCGCCCTGGCCGGGGCTGCTGGGCGCCGCCGAGGCCCTGCATAATCCAGAGGTCAAATGA
- a CDS encoding D-hexose-6-phosphate mutarotase, whose amino-acid sequence MIPQSLRTLLDETRGRRRAEWAGREVWLANEGWGELAVSLQGAQVLHFQPAERDGDGWLWVTPTPQALPGAIRGGIPLCWPWFADDRYADESPDRSGPFHGPARKADWRLDAVDDHEEGVELHLSPEGRLHTQLAPRLVVQANARRLHLELITEHVGETPVKISGALHSYLAVGDAFACRVEGLAGARYLDKLAGFAEHDQQGELGVRGGLDRIYHSNAELVLDDGSRRLRIARQGSDSAVIWHPGEALPDDTPAEAARRFLCVESANTRLDPVWLVPGAQHLLGTTLSLELPA is encoded by the coding sequence ATGATTCCGCAAAGCCTGCGAACCCTGCTCGACGAGACCCGCGGTCGACGCCGCGCCGAATGGGCCGGCCGCGAGGTGTGGCTGGCCAACGAGGGCTGGGGGGAGCTGGCCGTCTCGCTCCAGGGCGCCCAGGTCCTTCACTTTCAACCTGCGGAGCGTGACGGCGACGGCTGGCTGTGGGTGACGCCGACGCCCCAGGCCCTGCCCGGAGCGATCCGCGGGGGCATCCCGCTCTGCTGGCCCTGGTTCGCCGACGACCGCTATGCTGACGAGTCGCCGGACCGCTCGGGCCCCTTCCATGGCCCGGCGCGCAAGGCCGACTGGCGGCTGGATGCGGTGGATGACCACGAGGAGGGCGTGGAGCTGCACCTCTCGCCCGAGGGGCGCCTGCATACCCAGCTGGCGCCGCGGCTGGTGGTCCAGGCCAATGCCCGCCGCCTCCACCTGGAGCTGATCACCGAGCACGTCGGCGAGACGCCGGTGAAGATCAGCGGCGCCCTGCACAGCTACCTGGCCGTGGGCGACGCCTTCGCCTGCCGCGTCGAAGGGCTGGCCGGTGCCCGCTACCTGGACAAGCTGGCCGGCTTCGCCGAACACGATCAGCAGGGCGAGCTCGGCGTGCGCGGCGGGCTCGACCGCATCTACCACAGCAACGCCGAGCTGGTCCTGGACGACGGCTCGCGCCGCCTGCGCATCGCCCGCCAGGGCAGCGACTCGGCGGTGATCTGGCACCCCGGCGAAGCGCTGCCCGACGACACCCCCGCCGAGGCCGCCCGCCGCTTCCTCTGCGTGGAGTCCGCCAATACCCGCCTCGACCCGGTGTGGCTCGTCCCCGGCGCCCAGCACCTGCTGGGCACCACCCTCAGCCTGGAGCTTCCCGCATGA
- a CDS encoding carbohydrate kinase has protein sequence MMPVIAFGEALVDMLSSRLGDPAADETETFTPYAGGAPANVAVACARLGVPSRFLGMLGEDRFGDFLARELAAHGVDTSGAVRTREARTALAFVSRDAAGERTFDFYRPPAADLLYRLEHLPQGVFAEPAILHLCSNSLTEPEIAETTLAMAEMARRAGCLVSVDANLRHNLWATGQADISLVTRLLDAADLLKLSTDELDCLRADHPEDAWLAERLAAGVKAVVITDGPGEVRLLGAGLERRVTPPAVEAVDTTAGGDAFIGGLLAELAEHLGEAGIDGDWHRDADFLARAVETACRCGAHAVTRPGAYAALPTREDLARLKG, from the coding sequence ATGATGCCCGTGATCGCCTTCGGCGAGGCTCTGGTCGACATGCTCTCGAGCCGACTCGGCGACCCGGCCGCCGACGAGACCGAGACCTTCACCCCGTACGCCGGCGGCGCGCCCGCCAACGTGGCCGTGGCCTGCGCTCGGCTGGGCGTGCCCAGCCGCTTCCTCGGCATGCTCGGCGAGGACCGCTTCGGCGACTTCCTCGCCCGGGAGCTGGCCGCCCATGGCGTCGACACCTCCGGGGCGGTGCGCACCCGGGAGGCGCGAACCGCGCTGGCCTTCGTCTCCCGGGACGCCGCGGGGGAGCGCACCTTCGACTTCTACCGGCCACCGGCCGCCGACCTGCTCTACCGGCTCGAGCACCTGCCCCAGGGCGTGTTCGCCGAGCCCGCCATCCTGCACCTGTGCAGCAACAGCCTGACCGAGCCGGAAATCGCCGAGACCACCCTGGCCATGGCCGAGATGGCCCGTCGCGCCGGCTGCCTGGTCAGCGTGGACGCCAACCTGCGCCACAACCTGTGGGCGACCGGCCAGGCCGACATCAGCCTGGTGACCCGCCTGCTCGACGCCGCCGACCTGCTCAAGCTCTCCACCGACGAGCTCGACTGCCTGCGCGCCGACCACCCGGAGGACGCCTGGCTGGCCGAGCGGCTGGCCGCCGGGGTCAAGGCCGTCGTGATCACCGACGGGCCCGGCGAGGTTCGCCTGCTGGGCGCGGGCCTCGAGAGGCGCGTGACGCCGCCCGCCGTCGAGGCGGTGGACACCACCGCCGGCGGCGACGCCTTCATCGGCGGGCTGCTGGCCGAGCTCGCTGAACACCTCGGCGAGGCAGGCATCGACGGCGACTGGCACCGCGACGCCGACTTCCTGGCCCGGGCCGTGGAGACCGCCTGCCGCTGCGGCGCCCACGCCGTGACCCGCCCCGGCGCCTATGCCGCCCTGCCCACCCGCGAGGATCTGGCACGTCTCAAAGGCTGA
- the cra gene encoding catabolite repressor/activator — translation MTLAEIARLAGVSRTTASYVINGKAEEKRISPQTVERVMAVVRKHRFRVDAQAAALRRGSSRILGLIVPDLENASYARLAKRLERGAREQGYQLLIVGSDDRPESERDLALALRAQRCEVLITASCLSPDDPFYVELMADGLPVIAVDRGLDTARFVSVVSNDAEAAERLTRSVLGEGVRRVAWLDAVPGISITRERRAGFERALAGQDVEPVIASGERYERDEGARLLRELIAAHGLPDALITASYTLLDGVFDVLLEEGGLPQDLRLATFGDSRLLDFLPQPVNSAVQDHDRIAAAALQAALAAARGDYRPGETVIARRLRWRRPDRRPVS, via the coding sequence ATGACGCTCGCCGAGATCGCACGCCTGGCCGGTGTCTCGCGCACCACGGCCAGCTATGTCATCAACGGCAAGGCCGAGGAGAAGCGCATCAGCCCGCAGACCGTGGAGCGGGTGATGGCCGTGGTGCGCAAGCACCGTTTCCGAGTCGATGCCCAGGCCGCGGCACTGCGCCGCGGCAGCAGCCGCATCCTCGGCTTGATCGTGCCCGACCTGGAGAACGCCAGCTATGCGCGCCTGGCCAAGCGGCTAGAACGCGGCGCTCGAGAGCAAGGCTACCAGCTGCTGATCGTCGGCTCCGACGATCGGCCGGAAAGCGAGCGGGACCTGGCGCTGGCGCTGCGCGCCCAGCGCTGCGAGGTGCTGATCACCGCCAGCTGTCTGTCGCCGGACGATCCCTTCTACGTCGAACTGATGGCCGACGGCCTGCCGGTGATCGCCGTGGACCGCGGCCTGGACACGGCGCGTTTCGTCAGCGTGGTGAGCAACGACGCCGAGGCCGCCGAGCGCCTGACGCGTTCGGTGCTGGGTGAGGGGGTGCGACGGGTGGCCTGGCTGGACGCCGTGCCGGGGATCTCCATCACCCGGGAGCGACGGGCCGGCTTCGAGCGTGCCCTGGCGGGCCAGGATGTCGAGCCGGTCATCGCCAGCGGGGAGCGCTACGAGCGCGACGAAGGCGCGCGGCTGCTGCGCGAGCTGATCGCTGCCCACGGCCTGCCCGATGCCCTGATCACCGCCTCCTACACCCTGCTCGACGGGGTCTTCGATGTGCTGTTGGAGGAGGGGGGGCTGCCCCAGGACCTGCGCCTGGCCACCTTCGGCGACAGCCGGCTGCTGGACTTCCTGCCGCAGCCGGTCAACTCGGCGGTGCAGGATCACGACCGCATTGCCGCGGCCGCCCTGCAGGCCGCCCTCGCCGCGGCGCGCGGCGACTACCGCCCGGGCGAGACGGTCATCGCCCGGCGGCTGCGCTGGCGGCGGCCGGATCGCCGGCCGGTCTCATGA